The DNA sequence gtttctcaactctctTTATGATTTGAGttaagtcttggttcaccaccaCTACTAAgctttaaatttcatggtttaagttttgttttaaaatgcATACAAGCGTGCTTCAACCATTTAATCGTTAAATGCATGCATTATGTGGCTTAATGAACTTAGTTCATCAAAAATTTTCCTTTTGAGGGTTGTTTATTTGCGCGGAGAGAATACAAGGGTAGAGAAATCTACAGCAAGATTTTGGTGTTTAGCATAAGGGTTTTCAATAAGCTCTTATAACCGAGTTGTTATTCTCCATGGTTCATTTCGAGAGAGATCACATGAGAAATAAGCAAAGGTCGTTGAACCTCACTAAAATCACTGTGATTGTTTGCAGCAGATGGTTATTTATTGTTCATATATTTGCATAGCATCATCTTATGAGTTTGCAAAAACCGAAGACTGTCGATAAACCAGATGAACTAGGAGGGATTAAAATCTACATGAAAATACTCCAACGTCAAATATCAACCGCTGAAACTTGTAATTCACTTTCTGAACCACAGCCCCAAAATATACGTTGGTGAGAACGCAAAAAGTTTTTTCTCTAAGTTATGGCTCACCAAGTGACAGATAAACCAACCGAAGGCGATAGACAATATTGGTCAACTTCCACGTAAAAGGTTAGAAAATTTACGTTACCCCAACCACAGAAAAACAcaagcaaaacaaaatctaGCATAACTGATATAAAGCAGAGAacatgaaaattacaaaaatatgaGCCAAATGATCATATCTATGATGGGAACTTTTTACATGTATAGCAGTCGTTTACTCCAAAATGGGAACAGAAAAAATGGGCAAGGGACAATTGACATAACTGCACTCCTAAATGAAATTTTCTATCAGAACGTCGTTCCTCCCAAATTCTGACCTGGCTACAGAGAAGTAAGCTTTGATTTCCCAAACCCAAAGAATTAGCCACCTCCAGACTTGAGTGTGTTACTCAACCTACATTAACAAGTGTATTGTTCCACTCTACTTCAGAAACTAAGGTTgaagttaaaaacaaaaaaaaattgaaaactataaGAACTTGAAAATTCATCATCACTTCTAACTGTACAAAGTCTTAAAAGTACATTTATGCACATTCAAAAACGAAATATTATGAAATAAATGCCCCCAACAGCACTGCTTGttgttcaaaaagaaaaataactgtTATTGGCAATCATAAAAGTCGTCATGCACTCCTCCCTAGTGTAAGAAAATAAAGGACATAGGAGTGCATGATGACTTTAacgctaataacaattcccaataGCAAAACTCCAACAGAATGAATATTAAGCAGGAAGCAGATTTAGAGTCATAGTTTCAGAAAGGAATTAATGAATAAAGGATCCTATTGACCTGCTGCTGGACTCTTGAAATTTCTACGACGTTAATGGGGACAATGGTACTTAGTGTACATTATGCATGTATACTACAATTGTGAAAACTACTAGTACTCAGTTTTTGTTTCTAGCAGCTGAGCAGTTGTAGGGCCAATTTTACTCTAGCATCGTTGAAGATTCAACTCTGAAATTATGAATTCGTTCTACGAGCTTGATTTCTGCATGATACTCATGGTTATTATCATTATAACTACCATGTTGACTACTAAAGTACCAACAAATGCTTTTTGGGACGTGGCTTCTAATAATGGACTGAGGTGAGTTGAGCAGATAACTCAACAGTTTTCCCTGACCTTTCGCCCTTTGCTCTTCACAAGGGAAGTCAAGGCAACAGGCAATAAATATTTGCTCAATCTTACCCAGATAAATTGTTAGCTCAATCTTATCCAGTTAAATTGTTAGCTCAATCTCATCCAGTTTTAAAACCGTTGGAAATTCCTAGGATACATAAATGTGTAAAACAGATGTAACTACAGAGAAAACATATCCACCATTTTTAGCTATATTAGAAATTACACAATTGAAACGGAATGTTCTTTTACTAACTGGAACTACAGAAAATTTGATGATTAGTAACGCATACCAGTCTAAGCCCTCAAATAGACCTTCCCCTTTTATGGCAGAAGTTTTAAAAATAGCCCACTGGCGATTTTTTATCTTGTGAAACTCCAAAGCCTCAGTTATTGCAGCATCATCAAGAGCACCAGGAAGATCCTAATAACacaaatgaaaatataaaaagaatcacaaagattgaaaaattatatttgaaGGTCAATATAAAGATATGAAACTGAACTTGGAATGTAAGAACTGCTTCCCTTTCAAAGTTTTCTAACAAatgacatttttctttttcttattgttTTAACATTGTCTCTTTATATTGTGCATACACATGCATATTATTTAAATGATTAAACAGCAGTTTTTCACCGAACCATGCAAATTTAACAGGAAATTCCACTAACCTGCTTATTGGCAAAAATGAGAACAACTGCACCTTTCAACTCTTCCTCCTGCCAAAGGGCTCAAAAGCAATAAAATCACTATCAAATAACCTACACAACCAATGAGTAAAAGCCAAACTCCAGGGAGTCAGAAAAAGAGAGTAGAATTATGGAATCACAAACATCCAAGGCCAAGAGTTCGACATTAACAGAAGTTTCTCGTACTAAAAAGAATTTCCACTTTATTATTAAGATTCCCAGAAAATACAAATAGATCTATTTATATCCCCTCGTAACAAAAATTCTTATATCAATTTCTCTTTCCTTATATTTACATTTACAGCAACAAAGCACTGACAACAATATGGAAGGTAGAATATTCAAAAATTTATGACCAAAAAGGCCAATACTATATATTCCAAAAATTTACTTTGAATATTCAAATGCATGCCAACAAGAAGTTACCTCAAGTATTGCATGAAACTCATCCTTAGCAATTACCAGCCTATCGGTGTCACTAGAATCAACAACATAGATTATGGCCTGAGTATTTGGAAAATAGCATCTCCAATACGGTCTGTGGCATGAAACAACATAGAGTCCAATGAGCTTATTGTTAACTTAGAAATCACTAGGAGTGACAAACCAAAAGATACTCAAATGACCCAACAGTATGCATACGTCAAAAGTCAACAAACAGAGTTTCAGTACCACATATTTGTATAGATGGGCACCATATGAagaatttcattaaaatttctAATCATAAAGTGTCACATCCTATGGATACTTTCTTTATGGGTAAGCAGttcaaaaggaaaaaatgaaaaccaaacCTTGACCTAACTCTTACAACTATTATCCATACTGCTAATCCAGGAGACCCAGCCaagttatttttatataaagctGCCATGCTAATAAATACGCATCTCTTTTTTATCGTAAAACTTAGTCTGGTTTCAAGCTAAAAAAGAAAAGGCTACTATCATCATGTATCCCTCGTATTCAGTGCCAAAGCCCTATTGTTTAAGAATAATTACGAATTTTGCATAAAGTTTCTAACAGTGTGTGGTTGAGACTAAAGCACTCTTAGATTATATTAGATTAAATTGGCTTGAGAAATTATATCTCAACATGAATTTACTTGGAAACAAATGGCATCCATtaaaaaaatccaagaaaaataaacaaatatattTACAAAATGAATTCAGGCATACAGAACAATCAAAGAGATATTGAAACACCCAGTAAATGGATACCAATTGATAGTCATGAAACACAGAACTACATTTATAGTGAAACATCAATCAATCAAAGCTTATATAGGGTTCTGACAATAAATCCTACTCATGTAAAATTTTTGTATCACAAGTAcatattccatttatgatatttttcttctaaTCCTCAATGAAGATTCACTATAACAATATTAAAACAGACGCACTAATCAAGATTTATTCGGCACATCAGATTGCAAAGTATTAAAACTTATACTTCTATTGGAATAAATACAGAAAAGTTTACTAAATATCAAAACATATTAAAAGGCCATTTAGTCAAAGAAACAATACCTGATACTTGTCTGTCCACCTATATAAGcaaacaataacaaatttatcaGAACGCAAAAATGTGACTTCTCTTATTTTATCAAGAAACTAACATGAGTCCATAACTTGAGCTTTAAAAGTTATTATCCATCATACGAAAAATTAAAACCTCATATAAGTAGTGGAAAATGATGTAAGAGCTTTAAGATCTATTTTCCATTATCCAAAAGGAAATACACGCCAACATTGCTCCCAAAAATTACAACAATGCACCAGTAGTCATGAAAGGCAAAGGTTTAAAGCCAAAAGATCATGATCATAGTATACTGCCTccttaaaagaaaattcaataacatacaataaattaaaaataattctgTACTTGAACACAAACTCCACTTGAGCCACAAAAATCAACAAGCAAAGTTAAACACATTCAAACCATGCACAATAAAAGCATCCATTTAATATAGTTACAAAGGATCCAATCCAGTATTGAATAACTTGAGTTCAAGCAATGCTGACTTTCAATCTGGTTGGTTAATTCAAGGAACAAACCAACCTCAAGCTTGTATCAATCACCAAGGCAGAATATAAAGTTGTGCACCACATCAAAACCATCTCCTTAACAGTCTACATACTAGTGTGTTGATTCCAACAAACTGAAATCAGCTTCTCATAAGTCATTTGAAATAGCTCAACAAGTTCAATCTAAATCAAACATGACTAAACGTTTAAACCCTACTGATTTGGATATGAATCTGGTTCTCTGATCCACAAGGTATTCAAATTACAACCGTTATGATGACAAGACCTAATAAGGTTGTTAAGATAAGTATCCAACTTTTTCGCCTTAGGAGTTTCCCCCCTAAAATTCATGCTGACTAtataaaattaatcaaattaaagcACATCTAATTTCTGACTTAAGGTAAACTCTTAAATAAGGCATTGCTCTCGTACAATATGGTATCAAAGTACCATATCTCATATCGTGCCAACTGAAGATACAAATAAGGTATATATGGGCATACCGAGATCCCAAACTTGGAACTTGATGTTGTTATACTGCACTGTCTCAACATTAAATCCAATGGCTGCATCCAAGTAAAAGAGCTGATTCAGCAAAATAATCTGATTTCCAATTCGAAGAACACGATAAGCTGCACAACTCGCTAGGCTACCATTTATACAGTACATTGACTTGTTACATCAACATGAACTATCAAACCTTCAAATTTTCATCTTCTCCTCATAATTTGGGAGCAAccgaaaaagaaaatcaaatacaACCCATAAACTACCGAACCCGAAGAAACGAAAAGAAATACCAACTTGGAATCGTGGAGACAACTTCCCCCATCTGGAGACGATCTGCGAAAACCCCAAAACAAGTCAGAAATCAGCCAAAATTAACATAAACCCACTTGACAAAATCGAAAAAACGCAAAAGGGTAAGAGTAGAATGATTGAAATCGCACAGAGAATGGTGGTTTTGCCAGCATTGTCCAATCCGAGGACGAGGATCCGAGCTTCCTTGTTCCCAAATAGGGAAGAGAACATTTTAGTGAACAAAATGCCCATATTTGTGCGAGATTTAATTTCACCTCAGCGCATGAATGGACCCAGAGATCAAACAGATTTGAGTGCTTTTAGGGGTCTGAGATCGGATCTTGAACGCAGAACCCTGAACCTCCCTGCAAATACCACCACAGAGTGAGAAAAGTATGATcgcgaagagagagagagagagagagagagagagagagagagagagattagccGTTAGCTTGCCTGGGGAATGAGAAGCCTGCTTGCTTGTGAGGATTGTGCGAGGAAGGAATCGAAATTGGGGAACATGGAGAATTGGAAGTAACGCAATCTAGGCcaaagtctaaaatatccactatatcgaaaatatcaaaattatgaaaattttgatagGAATATCAGAGTATTATTAATatagataaaaattgaataaaaatcatGGAAATCGtaagaaaaatttggaaatttttattgaaattttacacgatatttatttagtcatttatctattagtttatcaccaaaaattagaaggaaatgcattgcatgatggatttaattgatttaagttgattatatagcggcaaatattgtgagtgtagaaaatatgtaataattaatgaaagaagtttaaatacaccataatcatttatatataatgaattagtataatattttacactttatacattgcatggtaagatatatgagtgacttagtaccacatagagttcctatgaggttcaaaattttcactatcttcatcatctctatgtgtagagtaagcgtattgtgaagagtagttatcaaataataaatccccaaaatagttttgcatgtaattgttaacattgcCACCCGTATGGATCTGAGATTGGTTGacgttgtccataagcaaaatcatttgaagattgagtctcagattctttccatgagtcgctcgattccatcccaacaggaatgggatatgaagggtagggaaatggttggttatgagtataaccatagttactacttcccactccaacagagtccgaagttatagataacaagtcatcttcttgacttgacaaagtccccttgcctctttctctacgagtatagtccttccctatggcaccaatttcTGGTCCTACctgcctactgccatggtccttATCCTgcgttgcatgcgtgaagtttgcctcaccagtgaaaggactcataaatccgggaggtggtccaacatagtttccatatccaccattacctccagctccactatatccttcatcattcccaccttcggtggtaggtgagtctcctgatcttgtactagagttATTATTAGTATCAGCAGGATCTTGTGGTtatgtaggattggaagaaggtggaattccagtgtttcttggtcttgggcgcaaaagttcttccaaagagtcagtGTTGCtggatcccacctcctcctctaatactctttctacatttatcccttcattacatGCTTCTTCAGCAATTCTtagagctgggttgccttcatcattatctaaatgaagaggtttaatccattgataaagttggttaatctctgtatcatcatcttcagaaacaatatcaaacacatctagtgggtcaccacggtcgacatgatctatttttgcttccttatctcgaatttaaagcttcatgttgtagtagcaataaactaatttttccaacctactatgagccaacctatttctttgctttgtgtgtataaGTGCAAATgtactccaatttctttcacaataaaatgaggaagctgtttgtgataatactttgattgctaactttctcacagttggtgcatcagtcccatacatgatccaccattcagctataatgaaaaacaatgttgataagcctaataactccaacaaattctattataaactgatagtgaaatatgtttacactcactaggagacatttttgttcgagcagcaactgatgttggttctccaaaagttcttcttgcatctttaaaccatgttagctgaatccaataaatcgtgttagtttaatccaacaatgtaattattataatttaagtaattgtgtacctcatttccaaattggctaactgctggtgatgcagggtctaatttagagtatacattatgtacaatacgtataagggtaccatcatctccaacaccgggtctgtattggtatcgaggattcaaataatatgctattcaaaaaaacacatactctaataagagaaataatacttatgcaactaaagaaatgaattacaAATTATGACacaatttatacctgctgcatgcaaattgtggtataatgttttataccatcggtcattaattatctttatgacccaccttgccccatgttttctttccaagtcCTCCTttactacacgcatcaactcatatattgcccccatagtaggatacacttctgtgtcaacgatcagTAAAACtctgtaaagaggttcaaacacttggcacacatgttctgattgagtccaaaaagcatgatcaaacactatactttccaccatacgacctgcatttgagtggctgaaattgtggttggctaaatcgtcactagtgaatagttgcttcaaccctcaTTTTTTCTTAAGTAgcctgtctaatgcaatatagttggtggcgaattgagtggtagctggacgaataatttctcctttgcaaaattcacgcatctgtGCTAACAACCAaacgtgattgtaaatataatttgtgatcgttctagctctttttacgACATTAGCaatactctctctcttccccatcgcctcaaacatgagatcaatacaatgtgctgcacatgatgtccaaaacacattatgatgcttcattaacttttttccagctttgacaaatgcagaatcGTTgacggtcacgacttggacaacattatgctctcccacctccatgattacatccctcaataatttgtaaatatacttgtcgttctttatatggtctgaagcatcaacggacttcaaaaaaattgtctttcccttggagtataccatgaagtttatgataaacaatctggtcgggccagTCCATCCATCACatatgattgtgcaaccattagtttcccactttaaccttaacttgttaacatactagccaatgtctttatactccatttccaaatatttgtttcttacctcatagggagtgggaggttgtactccaacaccggcctgttgacatctcAATAccttatttttgaaatgatgtgatgatgccttctcAGCAGGGatattttcatagataaagaacttgctaattagatgccccattccctccttcacattacctctaGTGAAATAACTCTAAACACCCTTgtgacgtgctttggatgacttatataaacttgaggCTATTGTTGGtattggttgtgattctctaacacttgctccccgtctcatttgtgcaccaccacttgtcccggaaccttatgctctattaggaattttatgaaggtgttctctttcccatgctgactgtttggaggcacatAATGCTTGTTTGAAATTGCGTcattcttcaggtcccatgtcatcatcacatttgtcctcatcgtcatcataatcactgtcaaccgcttggccaatgacttctcctTGTAGCCCAGCTTGAATATTTTccatttcatgtgttttcttttccttttggtgttttttatttttttaataatgtggtgatgaatgccttcacttttGGGGAGACATTATCGCATCATTGGACATTATTTCCtagatctaatccactaagatggtacttaagtcgtgtcactccgccactcttcattaccagaccacaatatttgcaaattgtgccatgtttgtttccgtctattggatctccatgttcccaagctggatcacgtttagtaactccactagacatcttaaacgtacctatatttatttttcatggaaattaggcaattattttttggccaaaaaatatagtagtgacgaatatataagagaacctaaataataaagttattctacaaaagaattaaataggaagtaaagaaaatgattgtaagaatttaagtaattataaaaataatatggaataataaaacctaatattaatgaataataatccaatttgataataaaataataaatgacactaaacatattaaaattatcctagggaataattatacaacattacttaattacttcaaaaaattaatatgcAAGTATTATTTGGTTCTTAGATCACATGCACgggtccacacaaattttgttgttgttgtataaattacaataatataaatataagtttgtaaacttaccttaaatatgaaACCCTTTGTGTAAAGGCCAAATAGAATCTGCGTGGaccaacaataaaataataattacacaAATGTAACAAAATGTGATGAAAACATATAAAGTCTTTAATAATGAATTAAGAGACAATAAACACacatgtaagtgaccaaataaaaaatagaaaaattaaaaaccacatgccattgactaagtaattaattgacacaatttaaaatataataccaccAAAAATTTGGAATAGATAATAACAAACATGCAAATTAAATAACAATAATGAATGAGAATAACTTACtatagtttagtttttttttagctTGGGGGGAAATTGAGGTTGATAGATGTTGAGAATAACATGAGcattatgttttgttttggagAGATGTTGAGAATAAAGGACGGCATGGGaccatttaattttatttgtatatatagAAATAGAACTATCTAACCATATATATAGAAGGAAATCtttaaggaaagggatcctcattttttttataaaaatggggattagttgcGAGGTCCACAttacatcgaactttaacgatccgaaccgtctatttttcaagttgcacctcatagattattcttacaaaatattagccaaatcggaaatgtttaagacatctaattgggttcaaagaaatgaacgaatactttgttatataagaaacaatgaaattttatcttgataattaaataggcaaatggtttcggattaaattgaatttttgcaagaatgatctatgaatcgagacttacaaaatagacggctcggatcgttgaagttcaATGTGGAGtgagccccacacctaatccccattttttttcaaaaaatggggatccctttgcataaagggcCTGATATATAGAAATATGACTACAACTAATTAGTTAGGTGAGTGAACGTGGTGAGTAGTTCAAAAGTAGATACTTGAAAAGAAATTGTCAAAGATTCATTAtcatgtgcaaatttgtttcttgcaaaacgaattcaaaacaaaaccatatatataaatattttagcatattttcacaaaaacataagtgatatggtgATCAAGGTGTTGAAGGAAtaaaatgggaggggttcgaaTCCCCTTGGTgtctttttaaatatagaaatttatcctaaataataaatattagcttgcaagccttgcagacatcttaacgaccatataaatattacagGCTGAATATGTAATCACAAACACATATGTAGCGAGTTGGATAAGGCCCATGTGCGTGGTTGACAAAGGGAGGGATTCGAATCCCTCTATGTGCAAGATTGAGACTTTTCAGGAGAGGGTGGGGATCCTCCTCCTCCTGACTGGATCATCtaggccattgaaatttgatccaaaggCTACAATAATTAAAACTTTTAGAGGGCCCCCTATTTGAAGCCATtgtatcaaattttaatggccCAGATGGCTTGGTCAAGAGGATCCCCACCCTATGCTTaggaggggatccggttcccTTGATTAccatggaacacaaaattatgtgTACTGGATACACCACATGATGCTGACATGTGTATTCTTATTATTAACTACCAATTTGCCTGAAAAATGACTTTAGGTGGCAAAATTCTCCGCCACTAAGGCATTTCGGGTGGAATCGGATCCCTTCATGAACTTAGGAGGCAGAGCCTCTTGAGCAAAGGATTTGGggcgttgaaatttgatccaacggctaccattattataacttttagaggggccccctgtttgtagttgttggatcaaatttcaacattcCAGATCCTTTGCTCaggaggggatccggttccgTTTTGGGCCAATGATAAAGGTAATGTCTAAGACTCTCTTCTAATGTATAAAGACTTGTATGAGAGTGATGTGGTACCATGATTTTTTAGGGGTCAGAGTAAGGTTGATCAGAATAATGTTATCTCAGAAATCCACTTATGGACTCAACAACTCTGAGCGAAGCTGGATTAATGAAACAATGATGCCACCATCATCCTGTTCCGAAGCAGTGGGCGAAGCCAAAGCAACTTCGTTGAGAATGACCATGCTTGTTCTGCAAGACACGGGACCTGATCTCGTATGAAATCAGTTAGATCTCTATATTTCTTGGATTTCCTATAATCTAGATATTGGAGTGCGCCGCATGTAATCACACTcctgaagatgatgaaatatcAAATTTTAGATATCTtttagtgttggaaatgtgccctaaaaccaatcatataatgatactttatggacatttcacaagttaaactaatgtagcttaaatataaagggcaaagattattgttttaagccgtctcatataaatgttatatgcttaaacgataagtccaaggaatatgtgattgggagaatgcaatctaaagaagttagattcatgagaccattctttcgtatacatatcctaaacgttcctgatcatatgattgccaattgggcattgacagtccgttaagatcagtacgtgatgtgtcttctctcagggagagtgactagtctcgagtcattggtgtgtgtgacatcaagacaagtacgtaggtgctcaatagagaatgagttcactgaacacgatcaacgaagagttctcatattcatgtcacatgagaactcatggttgggataatgcaaagtagtcatttgacatgAGGCattatagttgtcttgtggttaagtccttgatctttgattatgtcaaaagtcactccaaaaggagggtgtccacgacatagttggggttaagccacttagccatggaggcaa is a window from the Malus domestica chromosome 16, GDT2T_hap1 genome containing:
- the LOC114822052 gene encoding ADP-ribosylation factor 1-like, with translation MGILFTKMFSSLFGNKEARILVLGLDNAGKTTILYRLQMGEVVSTIPTIGFNVETVQYNNIKFQVWDLGGQTSIRPYWRCYFPNTQAIIYVVDSSDTDRLVIAKDEFHAILEEEELKGAVVLIFANKQDLPGALDDAAITEALEFHKIKNRQWAIFKTSAIKGEGLFEGLDWLSNTLKSGGG